Genomic segment of Chloroflexota bacterium:
GACGAGCAGCACGGCGGTCGCCGGGACCGCCAGCCGCTGCCGCAGGAGAAAGATGAGGGTGGCCGCCCGCCGCTGCCGACGCACGGTCGGCAGCGGCGCAGCGCCCTTGAATGCGGTTGTGGCCTGCATCAGGTCGGGCTAGGCTTCCAGCCACGCGGCGCGCAGATCGAAGCCGGGCTCCTGGGTCGGCGCGATGCCCTGGAGCTTCTTGGTCCGGGCATCGAACCACTGCTTCATCCAGATGGTGCCGTACCAGCCGGTCTCGTAGATCCGCTTCTGGACCTCGGCGTAGGCCTGGGCGCGCACCTTGTCGTCGAACGAGCTGCGGCCCTTGGCGAGGAGGTCGTCCATCGTCGGGTCGGACATGCCGCCGGTGTTCTTGCCCTCGCCGGTCTGGAAGCGGCCGGCCAGGATGCTGTCCGGGTCCGGGCGGACGCTGGTCTGGTAGAGGTTCATGTCGAATTCGAGGGTCTGGGTCTTGGCGAGGAACGCCAGCCGCTCCAGCACCTCGATGTTCGCGCGGATGCCGACGTCGCCGAGCATCTGCTTGACCATCTGGGCCAGCTGCTGATCGACGGGCCGGTTGATGATCAGCAGGCCGACATCCACGCCGTCCTTGAAGCCGGCTTCGGCCACCAGCTGCTTCGCCTTGGCCTGATCGAAGGAGAACTTCGGCAGCTTCTCGTCGTAGCCGAGGTAGCCCGGGGTCAGGAACCAGTACTGGGCCTCGCCAACGCCCTGCCCGAGCACCTTGGCCGCCGCCTCGCGGTCGATGGCGTAGTGGACGGCCTTGCGGAGCTGCTCCTTGGCGAACGGGCCGCTCTTGGCGCTGAAGGTGAACTGGTACTGGTTCTTCTGGTACTTGTTCTCGACGACTTCCAGGTTGGCGTCCTGCCGCGCAACGGGGATGTCCTTGGCCTGGACGTTGTCGATCAGGTGGACGTTGCTGGAGCGCAGCTCGGTGAGGCGGACCGAGTCGTCGGAGATGAAGCGGGCCCGGAACGACTCGAAGTAAGGGAGCGGCTGCCCGTCAGCGCCCTTGTCGTAGTATGAGCCGGTCTTGGTGTAGACGCTGTGGCTGCCGGAGACCCACTCGGTGAGCTTCATCGGGCCGGTGCCGGCGGTGGTCTCGGGCGAGGTGCCGTAGTTGTCGCCAGCCTTCTCGGCCATCGCCTTCGAGATCATGAAGGGGCGGCCATCCGCCGCCTGCGAGAGGTTGCTCAACAGCGAGCCCTGCGGCCCGGTCAGGTTGAGCTTGAGGGTGTACGGGTCCACCACCTCGGTGGAGGTGATGCCGGTGACGAAGGCGCGCGCCTGGGACTTGCTGTCGTTCATGCGCTCGAGGTTGAACTTGGCGACCTCGGCGTTCCAGTCGGTGCCGTCGTGGAACTTGACGCCCTGGCGCAGCTTGAAGGTGGCCGTGCTGCCTTCGAGCTTCCACTCGGTCGCGAGCTCCGGCTCGGCCTTCATGGTGCCGTCCGGCTGGATCGTCCAGCGCACCAGGGTGTTGTAGATCAGGTTCTGCGATGGCGGGGTGCCCGTAGAGCGGTGCGGATCGAAGGTCTGGGTGGGGTTCTGATGCCCCATCACCAGCGCGCCGCCGCGCTTCGGGGAGCCGGCCGGGGCAGCAGCGGCGGCCGGCTTGGAAGCGGCGGGAGCGGTCGTAGCCGCCGCGGCGGGCGCAGCCGGCGGGTTGCTGGCCGCCCCGGCCGCCGGCGCAGTGGTGGCCGCTGGCGCTGCTGGCGCGGTCGTGGCGGCCGGCGCCGGCTTCGAGGCCGCGCCCGCGCCCTGATTGCTGGCGGCCGGCGGCGCGGCCTGCTGCTGTCCACACGCCGCGAGCAGCGCGGCGCTGCCCGACATCACGACAAAGGACAGGAAAGTCCGCCGGGACGTTCTGCGAACCTGCATGGTTCTTCCCCTCACCCTTCAGTGGTGCGGAGCACTGAGCCACCCGTCGCTCAAGGCCCCGCCCGAGTCCCGCATGCCGCGGCGCTCAACAGGGCGAGCGCGCGACGCCGACTGGATGTTGACAGCGCTGTCATCCCGTGGAGAGAATGGCAACGCCGCCGCCACACCGGTGGCGCGGGAATGGTACCTTTGCTCTATGATGTGGATCAAGTTGTTCCGCATGGCGGAACGCTGGACGCTCTTTGCACCCCTGTGGTGCCTGGAAGGGCCTCAATGGCGCGGAGGTTGCGCGAGGGGGTGCAGTCGGTTGGCCGGGCGCTGGACCTGTTCGAGCGTCTTGTGAGCGCGGAGCGCGAGCTTGGCCTGCGCGACCTGGGCGAGGCCTGCGCGCTGCCGGTCGGCACGGTCCACCGCCTGCTCGGGTCGCTGGTGGAGCGGGGGTACGCGCGCCAGAACCCGGCGACGCGCCGCTACACGGTTGGCCCGAACGCCCTCGAGCTTGCGCGGCGCATCCTGGCGCGGGACGATCTGCCGTCGCGGGCAGAGCCGTTTCTTCGCCGGCTGGCGCAGCTCACGGGCGAGAGCGCCAACCTGGCGGCCCTGGACGGCTCCCAGGCGGTTTACCTGGTACATGCTGCCCCGCCCCGCACGATCAGGATGTTCACGGAGGTCGGGAATCGCGCGCCGCTGTACGCCACCGGGACCGGCAAGGTGCTGCTGGCGCACCTCGAACCGGTCCGCCTGGACGCGATCCTGGGCCGCTTGGAGCTGCGGGCCTACACGCCGACGACGCTGACCACTCGTGAGGGGCTGCTGGCCGAGCTGGCGAAGATCCGCCGGCGGGGCCACGCCCACGACGACGGCGAGTTTGAGGAAGGGGCGCACTGCATCGCGGTCCCGGTCCGGGACGGCACCCAGCGGGTCGTGGCGGCGCTGAGCATCTCCGGCCCGACGAGCCGCCTGACCCGCGAACGCGCAGACGCCTGGCTGCCGCAGGTGCAGGAGATCGCCCGGGAGCTGTCCGAGGCGCTTGGGGCGCAGCGGCAGCGGCCGGCGGCAGCGGCGGGGGTCTGTCAACCGATGGTTCCAGAGACGACGATACTGGGAGTGACACGTGCCGAGCACGACTGAGACGATTGGGTATGCCGTGATTGGGGCGGGGCTGGTGGGGCCGCGCCATGCCGCTGCCGCCGCCAGGACGCCGGGCGGCCAGCTGGTGGCCGTCTGCGACCAGCGGGCGGACCGGGCCGAGGCGCTGGCCGAGCAGTTCGGGGCGATCCCGGTCACGGACGTGGACGCCATCCTGGAGCGGAAGGATGTGCAGATCGTCTCGGTCTGCCTGCCGACGCGCCTGCACCTGGAGGTGGCCGAGCGGGTGGCGGCGGCCGGCAAGCATCTCGTCATCGAGAAGCCGCTGGAGCTGAGCCTGGAGCGGGCCGACCGGCTGCTCAAGGTGGCCCGCGAGCACAAGGTGCAGGTCGCTGCGATCTTCAATCGCCGCTTCATCCCGGCCCTCAAGGCGACGAAGCGGGCGATGGAGGAGGGGCTGCTCGGCGAGCTGCTGGTGGCGGACATGTACTACAAGAGCTACCGCTCGCAGGAGTACTACGACGATTCTGGCTGGCGCGGCACCTGGGAGCAGGAGGGCGGCGCGGCGCTGATCAACCAGGGCATCCACGGCGTCGACCTGGTGCGGTGGATCGCCGGGCCGGTGGCGCGGATCTTCGGGTACGCCGATCACCTGCGGCGCGACATCGAGGCCGACGACACGACGGCAGCGGTGGCCCGCTTCACCAACGGCGCGATGGGGGTGATGCAGGCGACGACCTCCGTCGAGCCGCGCCTGCCGGACCGGCTGGAGTTCCACGGCACGAAGGGCTCGGTGCAGTTGTCGAGCTACCGGATCGCCAGTTGGAGTGTGCCGGGCGCTGAGGGCTGGCCAGCCGAGGTCGAGGCCGAGGAGCAGCGGCTGCTGCCGGGCGCTGGCAACCTGGAGACCATCGGCCACAACGCACAGATCGCGGACATGATCGAGGCGATCCGGGACGGCCGGCCGCCGGCCGTGAGCGGCGAGGAGGGCCGGGCATCGCTGGAAGTGGTACTGGCAATCTACGAGTCGGCGCGGACGGGCCGGGAGGTCGTGCTGGCCTGAACGCGGGAGCGGGGCGGCCGGGAACATTCCTCGTCTGGCGGACGTTACAACATATGCCATGCGAGACGAACGCTCCCGAGACGAAGATCAGCATCCCGGCCTGCGCCGATCCGACCGCCGCGAGCAGCAGCGGCGGAAGGCGCAGCATGGGATGCGCGTCGGCGCGCGGCCGGACACACTCCGGCCCGTGACGGTCGAGCGCGTCGCGAAGCTGACGAAGCGGCGGAAGCGGCGCTGACCGACAGGCGCTGGCGGCTGACCGCTGACGGCAGCGCGATTGCCTGTTCGTCGGTGTTCCCACGACGCTCGTGAGCCAGGGACTGCGGCGGCGGGTCGAGCGCGACGAATACCAACGGCGTCGTGACGAATGACGCCGACAACCGCCAGAATCTCCCGGTCCTGACCCAGGCCATCGCCTTCGGCGGGGCCACCCGGGTGACGGGGACGCTCAACAGCCTCGCCGACACCACCTTCACCGTGGACGTCTACAGCAACCCAGCCTGCGATGCCACCGGCTACGGCGAAGGGCGGACCCTCCTCGGCTCGGCGGCGGTGACGACCGTCGGCAACGACGGGGCGTTCTCGTTTGACGTGACCGGCGGGGCCGTCGGCGCCAGCACCACGGCGACCGACACCAACCCGAGCAACCAGACCTCCGAGTTCTCGCTGTGCCGCACGGCGGCCGGCGCCGGCACGATCAAGAACGACGACGCGGCCCCGGTCTCGACGCCGGACGACAGCGGCGGGGGCCGTAGCAGCGGCAAGAACAAGGACAGCGACGCCCAGAAGCCGCCGAGCCAGTTGCAACAGCAGCAACAGCAGCACACCAACCAGTCGAACCTGGACCAGTACCACACCGAGGGGAACATCGCGGCCATCGAGCGGTCGGCGGACGGCGCGGCGCTGCTGATCACGCTCGCGCTGGGGCGGGGCGAGACGCTGGTGGTCGAGTACCGCGGCTCGCCGCCGGACTGCCCCGAGCCGCGGGTGGGTGACTACCTGACGGCCGACGGCGAGCAGGGCGGTCGCGAGGAGCAGGGCCGCTTCATCGCGGAGCAGATCGAGGTCAGCAGGCGGCGCTAACCCAGGCCCAACTTGAGAACCGCAGGCCCTCACCCCCCGACTGGGTCGGGGGGTGAGGGGCTATGACCGCAGCAACTCGTCAATCTGCATCAGTCCCTGACCGCACGTTTCATGGCGTTGCGGGAACACCAACCAGCATGCGATCGCCCCGGTCCGGGGTCGGTTCGCAGCACATACATCTCTGGCGATACAACCTGCGCTACCCTTAGGGAAACCACATTTCGCCCGGATCTCATCGTGCCCTCAGACGTTCCAGCAGCATCGCAGGGCGGCCCGGCCGGCCGCGGCCCGGCCGGCGCAGACATCGCCCTGGACGGCGTCGTCGAGCGGGTGACGTTCTACAACCCGACGAACGGGTTCAGCGTGGTGCGCCTGCGCGTGCGTGGCCGGCGCGACCCGATCCCCGTCGTCGGGACGCTGCCCGCCGCCCAGCCCGGCGAGGTGCTGGCGCTGCGGGGCCGCTGGCAGACCGACCCACGCCACGGCGCGCAGTTCCGCCCAACCTCCGCCGAGGTCCGGCCCCCGTCTGACGCCGACGGCATCATGCGCTACCTCGGGTCCGGGCTGGTCCGGCAGATCGGGCCGGTGCTGGCGAAGCGCATCGTGGGGGTCTTTGGCGAGCGCACCCTGGACGTGCTCGATGCCACGCCGGAGCGCGTCCGCGAGGTGCCCGGGATCGGGCCGCAGCGGGCGCAGGGCATCGCGGCGGCCTGGGCCGAGCACCGCGCCCTCCGCGAGATCATGGCGTTCCTGGCCGAGCATGGGCTGGACACCCGCTTCGCGCCACGGCTGGTCGCCGCATACGGCGCGGACGCGCCCCAGATCCTCGGGGCCAACCCCTACCGGCTGGTCGCCGACGTGCCGGGCCTGGGTTTCCCCTCGGCGGACCGCATCGGCAAGGACCGTGGCGTCCGCCACACTGCCCCGTCGCGCTTGCAGGCTGCCGTGCAGGCCGCGCTGATCAACGCCGGCCAGAACGGCCACACTCGACAGCACCGCCCGATGCTCCTGGCCGCAGCAGCAGCCGTCGCCGAGGTCGAGCCTGAGCTGATCGAGGACGGCGTGACCCAGCTGCTGGCGTCGGGCAGCATCGCCGTGCGACGGATGGACGCGCCGCAGTCGGGCAGCGCACTGGGCGGCGGACAGCCGGTCGCCCCCGCGCCCGCCGAGCAGCGCGTCGGCCGGGTGCGGATCTTCACGCCGGGACTGCCCGAGCCGCCGGCTGCACCAACCGACGATGCCCCAGACGCCGGCCTCGGGATCGGGCTGTCGGGGCTGGTGCGGGCCGAGGAAGACCTCGCGCGGCGGCTCCTCGGGCTGTCACGGCGGCCGGGCCTGCCCGCCGCC
This window contains:
- a CDS encoding IclR family transcriptional regulator, producing MARRLREGVQSVGRALDLFERLVSAERELGLRDLGEACALPVGTVHRLLGSLVERGYARQNPATRRYTVGPNALELARRILARDDLPSRAEPFLRRLAQLTGESANLAALDGSQAVYLVHAAPPRTIRMFTEVGNRAPLYATGTGKVLLAHLEPVRLDAILGRLELRAYTPTTLTTREGLLAELAKIRRRGHAHDDGEFEEGAHCIAVPVRDGTQRVVAALSISGPTSRLTRERADAWLPQVQEIARELSEALGAQRQRPAAAAGVCQPMVPETTILGVTRAEHD
- a CDS encoding Gfo/Idh/MocA family oxidoreductase is translated as MPSTTETIGYAVIGAGLVGPRHAAAAARTPGGQLVAVCDQRADRAEALAEQFGAIPVTDVDAILERKDVQIVSVCLPTRLHLEVAERVAAAGKHLVIEKPLELSLERADRLLKVAREHKVQVAAIFNRRFIPALKATKRAMEEGLLGELLVADMYYKSYRSQEYYDDSGWRGTWEQEGGAALINQGIHGVDLVRWIAGPVARIFGYADHLRRDIEADDTTAAVARFTNGAMGVMQATTSVEPRLPDRLEFHGTKGSVQLSSYRIASWSVPGAEGWPAEVEAEEQRLLPGAGNLETIGHNAQIADMIEAIRDGRPPAVSGEEGRASLEVVLAIYESARTGREVVLA
- a CDS encoding ABC transporter substrate-binding protein — its product is MQVRRTSRRTFLSFVVMSGSAALLAACGQQQAAPPAASNQGAGAASKPAPAATTAPAAPAATTAPAAGAASNPPAAPAAAATTAPAASKPAAAAAPAGSPKRGGALVMGHQNPTQTFDPHRSTGTPPSQNLIYNTLVRWTIQPDGTMKAEPELATEWKLEGSTATFKLRQGVKFHDGTDWNAEVAKFNLERMNDSKSQARAFVTGITSTEVVDPYTLKLNLTGPQGSLLSNLSQAADGRPFMISKAMAEKAGDNYGTSPETTAGTGPMKLTEWVSGSHSVYTKTGSYYDKGADGQPLPYFESFRARFISDDSVRLTELRSSNVHLIDNVQAKDIPVARQDANLEVVENKYQKNQYQFTFSAKSGPFAKEQLRKAVHYAIDREAAAKVLGQGVGEAQYWFLTPGYLGYDEKLPKFSFDQAKAKQLVAEAGFKDGVDVGLLIINRPVDQQLAQMVKQMLGDVGIRANIEVLERLAFLAKTQTLEFDMNLYQTSVRPDPDSILAGRFQTGEGKNTGGMSDPTMDDLLAKGRSSFDDKVRAQAYAEVQKRIYETGWYGTIWMKQWFDARTKKLQGIAPTQEPGFDLRAAWLEA